TCTTCCTGCTCCAGGCCGGTGCAGTTCTTCGTATCGAAGACGACTGGAGTTTCCATTTGCGCAAGCAGCGTTTGCTTATTGAGTGCTTTAAATTCATTGTGATCGGTTAAGATGACGGCAAGGTTCGCACCTTGAACCGCTTCTTCAAAGGAAACGAGCTCAAACGGCACTTGCTCCGCGCGGATATGCGGGTCGTGAATGCGGACATCAAAGCGCGGGTTGGCCAGCACCTTCTGCACGATTTCGATCGCCGGGCTTTCCCTTACGTCGTCGATGTTTCCTTTATACGTTAAGCCGCAAAGAGCGATTTTCGGTTCTTTCAGTTCAGCCGTCAGCTTGATGATCTGCTCGATCACAAAGTCAGGCATCGAATTGTTGATGTCGCGGGAAAGCTGAATCATCAACGCCTCTTGCGGAGCTTTTTCTACAATAAAATACGGATCGACCGCTAAGCAGTGGCCCCCGACGCCCGGACCCGGATGATGCAGGTTAACGCGCGGATGTCTGTTAGCCAGCTCAATCACTTTATGAGCATCGACGCCGAGACGGGCTGAAATCTTTGCCAACTCATTGGCTAAAGCAATGTTGACATCGCGGAAGGTGTTCTCCATTAATTTGGACATTTCCGCTGTGACGGCCTCGGTTTCCAGCACTTCTCCTGTGACGACTTGACGGTACACATCGGCTGCTTTCTTCGTTGCCTCCGGTGTTAAGCCGCCGACGATGCGCGTATTTTCCACCAGCTCGATTAAAATTCGGCCCGGCAGCACGCGTTCCGGACAATGAGCGATATGAACATCCTTCTCGGGATCGAAGCCGGCTTCGCGAATGAGCGGAGCGACGATATCATCCATCGTCCGCGGCGGGATCGTCGATTCCACTATGATAATATTGCCTTCCTTCAGATGAGGAATCACCGCTTTCGTTGCGCTCTTGACGTATTCGACGTTGGCCGTGCAGTCCTCGTGGATCGG
The Bacillus xiapuensis DNA segment above includes these coding regions:
- a CDS encoding nucleotide sugar dehydrogenase — translated: MQKICVVGLGYIGLPTAAVFARAGFDIVGVDVNKQVVERLNKGEVIIEEVGLPEVVKEVVAAGKLRASVAPEAADVFIIAVPTPIHEDCTANVEYVKSATKAVIPHLKEGNIIIVESTIPPRTMDDIVAPLIREAGFDPEKDVHIAHCPERVLPGRILIELVENTRIVGGLTPEATKKAADVYRQVVTGEVLETEAVTAEMSKLMENTFRDVNIALANELAKISARLGVDAHKVIELANRHPRVNLHHPGPGVGGHCLAVDPYFIVEKAPQEALMIQLSRDINNSMPDFVIEQIIKLTAELKEPKIALCGLTYKGNIDDVRESPAIEIVQKVLANPRFDVRIHDPHIRAEQVPFELVSFEEAVQGANLAVILTDHNEFKALNKQTLLAQMETPVVFDTKNCTGLEQEESLTVHRIGDLTGLQAISISKPINK